One segment of Coleofasciculus sp. FACHB-1120 DNA contains the following:
- a CDS encoding Npun_R2821/Npun_R2822 family protein: MSRGIYILANDRVIDNAIALLNSIRVYDADSPIVMIPYNNQYQAIADIITKSYGVKIYEDLQLLENIDSLVKQTCGDNLLDRPNLLRKLACWFGPFDEFLYIDTDIVVFEKIIENLNYLAKNDFICCDYQYTGGIKQVFTPKITEIFTEDELKDVFNSGFWGSKKNLLTQQDLQDTFEFCASHPEYFYVLNSDQTILNYLVLKRMSRRFNIVRENGKGPGNWAGSPHFKQEGNKLVDPKVNQPLKFVHWAGVRLEPGGSYWDIWEHYRYLNEPKPAQVASTHKPKSLWQQIKDKIKG, encoded by the coding sequence ATGAGCCGTGGTATTTATATTCTTGCTAACGATCGCGTTATTGATAATGCGATCGCGCTATTGAATAGTATTCGCGTTTATGACGCTGATAGTCCGATTGTGATGATTCCCTATAACAATCAATATCAAGCGATCGCTGATATTATTACTAAGTCTTACGGGGTAAAAATCTACGAAGATTTACAGTTATTAGAAAATATAGATAGTTTAGTTAAGCAGACGTGTGGTGACAACCTTTTAGATAGACCCAATCTACTTCGCAAGTTAGCCTGTTGGTTTGGTCCTTTCGATGAATTTCTATATATTGATACTGATATCGTTGTATTTGAAAAAATTATAGAAAATCTTAACTATCTTGCAAAGAATGATTTTATCTGCTGTGATTATCAATACACAGGGGGAATTAAACAAGTTTTTACACCCAAAATCACAGAAATTTTCACTGAAGATGAATTAAAAGACGTTTTTAATAGTGGTTTTTGGGGTTCAAAGAAAAATCTACTTACTCAACAAGATTTGCAAGATACTTTTGAATTCTGTGCATCTCATCCTGAATATTTTTATGTCTTGAACTCCGACCAAACGATTCTTAATTATCTCGTATTAAAGCGAATGTCTCGACGATTTAATATTGTTCGAGAGAACGGGAAGGGGCCTGGGAATTGGGCAGGAAGCCCGCATTTTAAGCAGGAAGGCAACAAATTAGTCGATCCTAAAGTGAATCAGCCCCTGAAGTTTGTACACTGGGCGGGTGTCCGTCTAGAGCCAGGTGGTTCGTATTGGGATATTTGGGAACACTATCGTTATCTGAATGAACCTAAACCAGCTCAAGTGGCATCCACTCATAAGCCAAAAAGCTTGTGGCAGCAAATCAAAGATAAAATCAAGGGATAA
- a CDS encoding Npun_R2821/Npun_R2822 family protein, translating to MTDGIYTLANDVVYDQLVALLNSIEANVGKEIPVCVIAYDNRLDQVRAEIANRENVTLLDDVNLFARWEDFSKQVWTAHPTALKTWQEQGISGVNRIGMNRRYCAFDIDSPFERFIYLDADIVVMDSLKTIFDKLDENNFVVYDFQYKSPGHIFNLQSPKLLEVVDKTRLSTEIFCAGMYAGKRGLFPQEQRDWLVSKLEEDEAEILFMPAPNQSVLNYMTMRGEIPVYNLALHLPDDQKTGNAVTSSHFEARNNILYDRGKRLTYLHYIGLSSKLFPRVCGGENIDFPYRDIFLHYRYLHEPEKRPQFTTKPEPYNQPPSLAKRVLKKIGFTS from the coding sequence ATGACAGACGGCATCTATACACTGGCGAATGATGTAGTCTACGATCAACTCGTTGCTCTATTAAATAGCATAGAAGCCAATGTTGGTAAAGAAATCCCAGTCTGCGTTATTGCCTATGATAATCGACTAGACCAAGTTCGTGCAGAAATTGCTAATCGTGAAAATGTAACTTTACTGGACGATGTTAACTTGTTTGCTCGTTGGGAAGATTTCTCTAAGCAGGTATGGACAGCTCATCCAACTGCTTTAAAAACCTGGCAAGAACAAGGAATTTCGGGTGTTAATCGGATAGGAATGAATCGGCGATACTGTGCATTCGATATAGATAGTCCTTTTGAAAGGTTCATCTATTTAGATGCCGATATCGTAGTCATGGATTCGTTAAAAACTATCTTTGATAAATTAGATGAAAATAATTTTGTAGTTTATGATTTTCAGTATAAATCTCCTGGTCATATTTTTAATCTCCAGTCACCGAAGTTACTAGAAGTTGTGGATAAAACTCGGCTGAGTACAGAGATATTTTGTGCTGGAATGTATGCTGGGAAACGAGGGCTATTTCCCCAGGAACAAAGAGATTGGTTGGTCTCTAAACTAGAGGAAGACGAGGCTGAAATTTTATTTATGCCCGCGCCTAACCAATCAGTTCTTAACTATATGACGATGCGAGGCGAGATTCCAGTTTATAACTTGGCGCTGCATTTACCTGACGACCAAAAGACTGGCAACGCGGTTACTTCTTCTCATTTTGAAGCTAGGAATAATATTCTATACGATCGGGGCAAACGACTGACCTATCTACACTATATTGGGCTGTCATCAAAATTGTTTCCAAGGGTTTGTGGGGGAGAAAATATTGATTTTCCCTACCGGGATATTTTCTTGCATTATCGCTATCTTCACGAACCAGAAAAGCGACCTCAGTTTACAACCAAGCCGGAACCTTACAATCAGCCACCGAGTTTAGCGAAAAGAGTTTTAAAGAAAATTGGATTCACCAGTTGA
- a CDS encoding glycosyltransferase, which translates to MAEKLPPIYFYLPESDWSDINLSVTPDTYQEVYKSGKSTGTYNWIFQTYLRLKADGFPCEIARNMPAEGIVVAWTSSVRHELQPGPKLLLVIVCGDKAKHPYAQLHVVQNRQEMLYPHVHIGDKYLVPGEKYFIPHWPHPGLIPRDRARGDRFENVAYLGRKENLVVELRQPSWQEQMNALGLRFQVVRNPALWNDYSEIDATVAIRSLNPKNDYYWKPASKLYNAWMAGVPAILGRESAYQTERKSELDYLEATSIDEVVLALKRLRDDKELRRAIVENGKLRAEELQPDRLVTQWRTFLTDIAVPTYERWCTASNSTRKVFLMRRDLGTQTKRVRIRLSNLLHKIKTM; encoded by the coding sequence ATGGCTGAAAAGTTACCGCCGATTTATTTTTATCTTCCCGAATCAGACTGGTCGGATATCAATTTATCGGTAACTCCTGATACCTACCAAGAAGTTTATAAAAGCGGAAAGTCTACTGGCACGTACAACTGGATTTTCCAAACCTATCTTCGCCTTAAAGCTGATGGTTTCCCCTGTGAAATAGCGAGAAACATGCCTGCTGAGGGTATTGTTGTTGCTTGGACAAGTAGTGTAAGGCACGAGCTGCAACCAGGGCCCAAACTACTCTTGGTTATTGTTTGTGGAGATAAAGCGAAACACCCCTACGCGCAGCTTCATGTTGTCCAAAATCGCCAGGAAATGCTCTACCCACACGTACACATTGGAGATAAATATTTAGTTCCAGGAGAGAAATATTTTATTCCGCATTGGCCTCATCCAGGGTTGATTCCTCGCGATCGCGCACGAGGCGATCGCTTTGAGAATGTTGCTTATCTGGGACGTAAAGAAAATTTGGTAGTTGAGCTGAGGCAGCCGTCGTGGCAAGAACAGATGAATGCTTTAGGTTTGCGTTTTCAGGTAGTGAGAAATCCAGCGCTTTGGAACGACTACAGTGAAATTGATGCAACTGTCGCTATACGCAGCTTGAATCCTAAAAATGACTACTACTGGAAACCGGCTTCAAAGCTCTATAACGCTTGGATGGCTGGTGTACCAGCCATTCTGGGACGCGAGTCTGCTTACCAAACTGAACGCAAAAGCGAACTCGATTATCTAGAGGCAACTTCGATTGATGAAGTGGTTCTGGCACTCAAACGCCTTCGCGATGACAAAGAGTTGCGTCGTGCAATAGTTGAAAATGGTAAGCTGCGTGCGGAGGAACTACAACCCGATCGGCTCGTCACTCAGTGGCGCACCTTTTTAACAGATATAGCAGTTCCAACTTACGAACGCTGGTGTACGGCTTCAAATTCGACTAGGAAAGTATTTTTAATGCGCCGTGACTTAGGTACGCAAACAAAGAGAGTTCGCATTCGCCTAAGCAACCTCTTACACAAAATAAAAACCATGTAG